A genomic segment from Fodinicola acaciae encodes:
- a CDS encoding XRE family transcriptional regulator, whose product MTGYDPIEVPPEFWEDPRVLAALKAKHVGRLFAVLTRWPYTFTQTRVGTAVGMQQPLVSKYIREVHQAKEMHVFRRIADGLEMPAHARALFGLSDDGEDGRGSAIVVRPPAVPIVPADLDQVEQLRQALDAALHDGAMAEASLEDWERTVSRYGRATRDRSADLLFNDLTTDLTDLQTALTRYRSASALRHLTRVTAQLSGLICLTLVKMDNRIAFRRWARTARHAASEAGDPLTTSWVLAQEAYGHYYSGDLIEALSVAEQAQVLAGKSAAVGAPLAAALEARVYGMMGRRAETQAALHRAEEGVSRLEGDALAASAFGYNESQLRFHEGNAYTHLRDSDSARVAQERALELCAPGDFTDWAITRLDRANCLVYDGDTAEAMSYATETFEQLSTSQREGIITLRGQEILTDVPAKDRLSAPVQQFKELLMLTSQPKKEKR is encoded by the coding sequence GTGACGGGATACGACCCGATCGAGGTGCCGCCCGAGTTCTGGGAGGACCCGCGAGTTTTGGCTGCCCTCAAGGCCAAACACGTCGGGCGGTTGTTCGCCGTACTCACCCGCTGGCCGTACACGTTCACGCAAACCAGAGTCGGAACTGCCGTAGGCATGCAGCAGCCGCTGGTCAGCAAGTACATCCGCGAGGTACACCAGGCCAAAGAAATGCACGTCTTTAGGCGCATAGCGGATGGCCTGGAGATGCCCGCGCACGCACGTGCGCTCTTTGGTCTCTCGGATGACGGCGAGGATGGTCGCGGCAGCGCCATCGTCGTACGTCCGCCAGCGGTCCCGATCGTTCCGGCGGACCTCGACCAGGTCGAGCAGCTGCGCCAGGCCCTCGACGCCGCCCTGCATGATGGCGCCATGGCCGAGGCGAGCCTCGAGGACTGGGAGCGGACCGTATCCCGCTACGGCCGTGCGACCCGCGACCGGTCGGCAGATCTCCTGTTCAACGACCTCACGACGGACTTGACGGACTTGCAGACCGCGCTGACCCGATATCGATCGGCATCGGCGCTCCGGCATCTCACCCGAGTGACGGCCCAGCTGTCCGGGCTGATCTGCCTGACGCTCGTCAAGATGGACAACCGCATCGCGTTCCGCCGTTGGGCACGTACCGCACGCCACGCCGCAAGCGAAGCAGGCGACCCGCTGACGACCTCTTGGGTTTTGGCTCAGGAGGCGTACGGCCACTATTACAGCGGCGATCTGATCGAGGCCCTGAGTGTGGCTGAGCAAGCCCAGGTGCTCGCCGGCAAGTCGGCGGCTGTCGGAGCGCCGTTAGCCGCAGCTCTTGAGGCTCGCGTGTACGGCATGATGGGCCGCCGAGCCGAAACACAGGCCGCCTTACACCGTGCCGAGGAAGGCGTCTCGCGACTTGAAGGCGATGCACTCGCGGCATCGGCCTTTGGCTACAACGAATCGCAGCTGCGGTTCCATGAAGGCAACGCGTACACCCATCTACGCGACAGCGACTCAGCGCGCGTCGCGCAGGAACGCGCGCTAGAACTCTGCGCGCCTGGTGACTTTACTGACTGGGCCATCACCCGCCTGGACCGCGCTAACTGCCTGGTCTACGACGGCGACACCGCCGAGGCCATGTCGTACGCGACGGAGACGTTCGAGCAGCTGTCTACCTCGCAGCGCGAGGGAATCATCACGCTTCGCGGACAGGAGATCCTGACCGACGTACCGGCCAAGGACCGGCTGTCCGCACCTGTTCAGCAGTTCAAGGAACTCCTGATGTTGACCTCGCAGCCCAAGAAGGAGAAGCGATAG
- a CDS encoding helix-turn-helix transcriptional regulator — protein sequence MNVPEQRRRIGRTWTIQDLADFLQVPVKTLYQWRVNGYGPYGRKVGRHVRYDEAEVLRWWDEQKQSA from the coding sequence GTGAACGTCCCGGAGCAGCGGCGCCGGATCGGCCGTACCTGGACCATCCAAGACTTGGCGGACTTCCTTCAGGTGCCGGTCAAGACGCTCTATCAGTGGCGCGTCAATGGGTACGGTCCGTACGGCCGAAAGGTCGGCAGGCACGTCCGCTACGACGAGGCAGAAGTCTTGCGCTGGTGGGACGAACAGAAGCAGAGCGCGTAA
- a CDS encoding FtsK/SpoIIIE domain-containing protein, which yields MIGPRGAKQTTGLVVVSEDEVRDKWAVPLAILRAIGRLLRWVVMHPIDVAALVGLGWLWVQYGWPVPVIAVGVVGLALTAWAVWKPALFHRFALWPAVSRFRHMWKYQIRWRPAMTLCKLDATYNHRQYLPALVWVSANRWVDRVTVRMLMGQKPGHYTYRAEELARTFGVRECRISSAPPIAPDRTGRLAWLLRLLDRVRYRDHPDRVVLTLIKRDRLAKTVMPLAIPRVPNLRALPVAIREDGALYTLRLAGSHVLVAGATGSGKGSVIWSVIRSLAGAVHDGWVQLWVIDPKGGMELAFGRSLFHRFCYGEDDTADPDRKRSYEIAYAEFLEDLVVEMQGRQAKLRGVARDHTPSKDSPAVVVIIDELASLTAYVIDREAKKRIAAALALLASQGRAVGIYLLAALQDPRKEVLPFRDLFPTRIALRLVEDGQVDLVLGDGARDRGAYADLIDSIGQEGVAYVVLDGMPEPARMRFGWVSDDEIHRVAAWYAPGRHNTFAELAAVDGDQAAPGVIDGSTVEFPRPEFGDAGE from the coding sequence ATGATCGGGCCGCGCGGAGCGAAGCAAACGACCGGCTTGGTGGTCGTCTCCGAGGACGAGGTACGCGACAAGTGGGCCGTACCGTTGGCCATCCTGCGGGCTATTGGCCGGCTGCTGCGGTGGGTCGTGATGCATCCGATCGACGTGGCCGCGCTGGTCGGGCTGGGGTGGCTGTGGGTCCAGTACGGGTGGCCGGTCCCAGTGATCGCGGTCGGCGTCGTTGGCCTGGCGCTCACGGCTTGGGCTGTCTGGAAACCGGCGCTCTTTCATCGGTTCGCGCTGTGGCCGGCGGTCTCGCGGTTTCGGCACATGTGGAAGTACCAGATCCGGTGGCGGCCGGCGATGACGCTATGCAAGCTGGACGCGACGTACAACCATCGCCAGTACTTGCCGGCGTTGGTGTGGGTATCGGCGAATCGGTGGGTAGATCGGGTCACCGTTCGCATGTTGATGGGCCAGAAACCGGGCCACTACACATATCGCGCGGAAGAGTTGGCGCGCACGTTCGGTGTTCGTGAGTGCCGGATCTCCTCGGCCCCGCCGATCGCGCCGGACCGTACCGGCCGCCTCGCCTGGCTGCTGCGGCTGCTCGACCGGGTCCGCTACCGCGACCACCCCGACCGCGTTGTCTTGACGCTGATCAAGCGAGACCGGTTGGCGAAAACCGTTATGCCGCTGGCAATTCCACGTGTCCCGAACCTGCGGGCGCTGCCGGTCGCGATTCGTGAAGATGGTGCGCTCTACACGCTGCGGTTGGCCGGCTCGCATGTGTTGGTCGCCGGCGCCACCGGATCGGGCAAAGGCTCAGTGATCTGGTCGGTCATCCGGTCCTTGGCCGGTGCGGTGCACGATGGGTGGGTGCAGCTGTGGGTCATCGATCCCAAAGGCGGCATGGAACTGGCCTTCGGCCGGTCGCTGTTTCACCGGTTCTGCTACGGCGAGGACGACACGGCCGATCCTGACCGCAAGCGCTCCTATGAGATCGCCTACGCCGAGTTCTTGGAAGATCTCGTGGTCGAAATGCAAGGCAGGCAAGCGAAACTGCGTGGTGTTGCGCGGGATCACACGCCGAGCAAGGACAGCCCGGCCGTTGTGGTGATCATCGATGAGCTGGCGTCGCTGACCGCGTACGTCATCGACCGTGAGGCCAAGAAACGGATCGCTGCCGCGTTGGCATTGCTCGCTTCACAAGGTCGTGCGGTGGGGATCTACCTGTTGGCCGCGTTGCAGGACCCGCGTAAAGAGGTGCTGCCGTTCCGGGATCTGTTCCCGACCCGCATTGCGCTGCGGTTGGTCGAGGACGGCCAGGTCGACCTGGTGCTCGGCGACGGCGCACGGGATCGCGGCGCGTACGCCGACCTGATCGACTCCATCGGGCAGGAAGGCGTGGCGTACGTGGTGCTGGACGGGATGCCGGAACCGGCACGGATGCGGTTCGGGTGGGTCTCCGATGACGAGATTCACCGCGTCGCGGCCTGGTACGCACCTGGCCGGCACAACACGTTCGCGGAGTTGGCGGCGGTGGACGGCGACCAGGCGGCGCCTGGCGTGATCGACGGATCAACCGTCGAGTTTCCTCGGCCGGAGTTCGGGGACGCTGGCGAATGA
- a CDS encoding GntR family transcriptional regulator, with the protein MPEPAYVAIAGELARKIRRGELAPGSQLLSQPELAQRHGVSTIVIRKAIGLLLNQGLVRTVERRGTFVAEQPTLVRISPERQLEPPETSFGNEAAANTVEVTREERDIPATAELAADFGVAEGDLLRHVIVRATEGGRPISISDNYEPTDARDRTAKYLEETVADRIPVPSHQNWLGTRAGELATTIHQRFIAADEQVVMISDITYPRDRYDAFVFRMTLP; encoded by the coding sequence ATGCCGGAGCCGGCCTACGTTGCCATCGCGGGTGAGCTTGCCAGGAAGATCCGTCGCGGTGAGCTCGCACCGGGAAGTCAGTTGCTCAGCCAGCCTGAGCTGGCGCAGCGGCATGGCGTGTCGACGATCGTCATCCGTAAAGCGATCGGCCTGCTGCTCAACCAGGGCCTGGTGCGCACCGTGGAACGCCGCGGCACGTTCGTGGCCGAGCAGCCGACACTTGTCCGTATTTCTCCGGAAAGACAGCTCGAGCCGCCGGAGACGTCGTTTGGCAACGAAGCCGCGGCCAACACCGTCGAGGTCACCCGCGAGGAGCGGGACATCCCGGCGACCGCCGAGCTGGCGGCGGATTTCGGGGTGGCCGAAGGCGACCTGCTCAGACACGTCATCGTCCGCGCCACCGAAGGCGGCCGGCCGATCTCGATTTCCGACAACTACGAGCCGACCGACGCGCGCGACCGCACGGCGAAGTATCTGGAGGAGACCGTCGCCGACCGGATTCCGGTGCCGTCACACCAAAACTGGCTCGGCACACGCGCCGGCGAACTCGCCACGACCATTCACCAGCGGTTCATCGCCGCTGACGAACAGGTCGTGATGATCTCCGACATCACGTATCCGCGGGATCGCTATGACGCCTTCGTTTTTCGCATGACACTGCCATAA
- a CDS encoding GNAT family N-acetyltransferase: protein MAQILPAKSSDAGAISDLLEEMDRFYDEESEAREDRIRQINDALFGDPPIAYSLLAWDGDELVGFASYSYLWPAAGLTHSLFLKELYVAEKVRRTGVGQQLMRGLFDIAAKRGCSRVEWQTDQFNANAQRFYELLGVKPNPGKIFYRADTGSLLK, encoded by the coding sequence GTGGCTCAGATCTTGCCGGCCAAGTCCTCGGACGCCGGCGCAATCTCGGATCTTCTCGAAGAGATGGACCGCTTCTACGACGAAGAGTCGGAGGCACGAGAGGATCGCATCCGCCAGATCAACGACGCTCTCTTTGGTGACCCGCCGATCGCGTACTCGTTGCTCGCTTGGGATGGCGACGAGCTGGTCGGCTTTGCCTCTTACTCATACCTCTGGCCGGCCGCCGGCCTCACACACTCGCTCTTCCTGAAAGAGCTGTACGTCGCCGAAAAGGTCCGCCGTACTGGCGTCGGCCAGCAACTCATGCGCGGCCTATTCGACATCGCCGCCAAGCGCGGATGCAGCCGAGTCGAATGGCAAACTGACCAATTCAACGCCAATGCACAACGCTTCTACGAACTGCTCGGCGTCAAGCCCAATCCCGGCAAGATCTTCTACCGCGCGGACACTGGCAGCCTATTGAAGTGA
- a CDS encoding replication initiator, with protein MTTKSDPHDRNLSRIERARMPLAKEVLESVALQFGVCVRPMAMRRIDTTTGTSEVIPVPCGARLASKCEPCAKRAKALRLAQCREGWHLNEEPPLESDDPTELQQQLATARADAQSHRDELAGQLGDDHPEVAELDVQLAEVDEQLREAGVRGTLTDKPARRSRSTKRRQDAAELPRLPVDKRTVGKTYTAPDGTVWRPSMFITLTCDSYGRVGPDGAPVDPSSYDYRRAARDAIHFPKLVDRFWQNLRRAVGWDVQYFASLEPQRRLAPHLHAAIRGTIPRTAIKQVAAATYHQVWWPACDEPVYLPGNLPVWDDQLAAYVDPDNGDQLTTWDQALDDIGEDDEPAHVVRFGAQVDAKGVEAGTERANLLIGYLGKYLTKQLDECHEATTDRQKAHLDRYADALRFEPCSPTCANWLMYGVQPKNSRPGLTPGHCKGRAHKRATLGFGGRRVLLSRKWSGKTLTDTRNDRRRWVLGMIQKLQQHNGDQAAVEVSAIDSSDRYAWERLSTSDTDAIGRRQLLMHAIADRQRWRRELDQAQALAAGQLSADGEVAA; from the coding sequence ATGACAACGAAGTCTGACCCTCATGATCGGAACCTGTCCCGGATCGAACGCGCGCGGATGCCGCTGGCCAAGGAAGTCCTGGAGTCGGTCGCGCTTCAGTTCGGTGTGTGCGTACGGCCGATGGCCATGCGCAGGATCGACACCACGACGGGAACGTCGGAAGTCATTCCGGTGCCGTGCGGTGCTCGGCTGGCCTCCAAATGTGAGCCGTGCGCCAAAAGAGCCAAGGCACTCCGGCTCGCGCAGTGCCGGGAAGGCTGGCATCTCAACGAAGAACCACCACTGGAGTCCGACGACCCGACCGAATTGCAGCAGCAGCTGGCGACGGCCCGTGCTGACGCGCAGAGCCACCGTGACGAGTTGGCAGGGCAGCTCGGGGACGATCACCCCGAGGTCGCGGAGCTGGATGTCCAGCTGGCCGAGGTCGACGAGCAACTGCGCGAGGCTGGCGTACGCGGCACCCTAACGGACAAGCCGGCTCGGCGTAGCCGCTCGACCAAGCGTCGCCAGGATGCCGCCGAGCTTCCCCGGCTGCCCGTCGACAAACGCACGGTCGGCAAGACGTACACGGCGCCGGATGGCACGGTCTGGCGGCCGTCGATGTTCATCACGCTGACTTGCGACTCGTACGGCCGGGTGGGGCCGGATGGCGCCCCGGTGGACCCGTCCAGCTACGACTACCGGCGGGCCGCGCGCGATGCCATCCATTTCCCGAAGTTGGTTGATCGGTTCTGGCAGAACCTTCGCCGCGCGGTTGGCTGGGACGTGCAGTACTTCGCGTCCCTGGAGCCGCAACGGCGGTTGGCGCCGCACCTGCACGCGGCCATTCGCGGGACCATTCCGCGGACTGCCATCAAGCAAGTGGCGGCGGCGACGTACCACCAGGTGTGGTGGCCGGCGTGCGACGAACCCGTTTACCTGCCGGGAAACTTGCCCGTCTGGGATGACCAGCTGGCCGCGTACGTCGACCCCGACAACGGCGACCAGCTCACTACCTGGGATCAGGCGCTCGATGACATCGGCGAGGATGACGAGCCGGCGCACGTCGTACGGTTCGGCGCGCAGGTCGACGCCAAAGGAGTCGAGGCCGGCACCGAACGGGCCAATCTCCTCATCGGCTACCTGGGCAAGTACCTAACAAAGCAGCTGGACGAGTGCCACGAAGCGACCACTGATCGGCAGAAGGCGCACCTTGACCGGTACGCGGATGCGCTCCGCTTCGAGCCGTGCTCGCCAACCTGCGCTAACTGGCTTATGTACGGCGTACAACCGAAAAACAGCCGTCCCGGGCTGACTCCCGGACACTGCAAGGGCCGTGCCCACAAGAGAGCCACGCTCGGGTTCGGCGGCCGACGCGTACTGCTGTCGCGCAAGTGGTCCGGCAAGACACTGACCGACACCCGCAACGACCGGCGCCGCTGGGTCCTCGGCATGATCCAGAAACTCCAGCAACACAACGGCGACCAGGCGGCCGTCGAGGTTTCGGCAATCGACAGTTCAGACCGGTACGCCTGGGAACGACTGTCCACATCGGACACAGACGCCATCGGCCGGCGACAGCTGCTCATGCACGCCATCGCCGACCGACAACGCTGGCGACGCGAGCTCGACCAGGCGCAAGCGCTCGCAGCTGGACAACTTTCGGCAGACGGGGAGGTGGCAGCGTGA
- a CDS encoding class I SAM-dependent methyltransferase, whose translation MLELTAERRAELVALLDDDQRLKADYPKVADYLDTSSRLAGSSDGGFDLRLLHYMTGGESANPYWDIVAPAVTERAGRRHVDGGQPDGSARLAYAQVTLQGAYAYAIPSPETLRWIAGICRDHQLLEVGAGRGYWAHQLALLGVDVVAYDSRPPADRHNVSFPAAPGQPDAWFEVADATGLDWHRVGSDQTLFLCWPPGWDDPMALDTLRQFEAAGGRQLLFVGQPKGGMTGNNAFFDRLMANWRLSERDDAFVSWWNLKDVAECWRLAG comes from the coding sequence ATGTTGGAACTGACCGCGGAGCGACGTGCCGAGTTGGTGGCGCTGCTGGACGACGACCAGCGGCTGAAGGCGGACTACCCGAAGGTCGCCGACTATCTCGACACGTCGTCACGGCTGGCCGGCAGCTCCGACGGCGGCTTCGACCTGCGGCTGTTGCACTACATGACCGGCGGCGAGTCGGCCAACCCGTACTGGGACATCGTCGCGCCGGCCGTGACCGAGCGCGCCGGCCGGCGGCACGTCGACGGCGGCCAGCCGGACGGCAGCGCGCGGCTCGCGTACGCGCAGGTCACCCTGCAGGGCGCCTACGCGTACGCGATCCCGTCGCCGGAGACGCTTCGGTGGATCGCCGGGATCTGCCGGGACCACCAGCTCCTCGAGGTCGGCGCCGGCCGCGGTTACTGGGCTCACCAGTTGGCGCTGCTCGGCGTGGACGTGGTCGCGTACGACTCACGGCCGCCGGCGGACCGGCACAACGTCTCCTTCCCGGCCGCACCCGGCCAGCCCGACGCGTGGTTCGAGGTCGCTGACGCCACCGGCCTGGACTGGCACCGCGTGGGCTCCGACCAGACACTTTTCCTTTGCTGGCCACCCGGCTGGGACGACCCGATGGCGTTGGACACTTTGCGGCAATTCGAGGCCGCCGGCGGACGCCAACTTTTGTTTGTCGGCCAACCGAAAGGTGGCATGACCGGAAACAACGCCTTTTTCGACCGATTGATGGCGAATTGGCGGCTGTCCGAGCGGGACGACGCGTTTGTCTCCTGGTGGAATCTCAAGGATGTCGCCGAATGCTGGAGGTTGGCCGGCTGA
- a CDS encoding GntR family transcriptional regulator → MNTLQERIEDGTYPPGSMLPSESQLGDEFKVSRVTVVRALSILSQDGWIEAQHGRGRIVRGRPQTKVESLPGYITDSLDGNETDGVGAPLRVLETRRVHCPQRIASALQIPVGTPTVARRRISTVDELGPVELSTLYISVEHAADTDLEASAPLTSGILDHLRQRREVAFGHATETLSARTAAADEARALDIERRSPVLVALVVAYDRSNAPILALDTVYVPTRHVLETAYLLP, encoded by the coding sequence GTGAACACGCTGCAGGAACGTATCGAGGACGGCACGTACCCACCTGGGTCGATGCTGCCGAGCGAATCGCAGCTGGGCGACGAGTTCAAGGTCTCGCGCGTGACAGTCGTACGTGCACTATCGATCTTGTCGCAAGACGGCTGGATCGAGGCGCAGCACGGACGCGGCCGGATCGTACGTGGCAGGCCGCAGACGAAAGTCGAGTCCCTGCCCGGCTACATCACAGACTCCTTAGACGGCAACGAAACTGATGGCGTTGGCGCACCGCTGCGGGTTCTCGAAACCCGTCGAGTGCACTGCCCGCAACGGATTGCCTCGGCCCTACAGATTCCAGTCGGTACGCCGACCGTAGCCAGACGGCGGATATCCACGGTCGATGAGCTGGGGCCGGTCGAGCTGTCGACGCTCTACATCTCCGTCGAGCACGCGGCAGATACCGACTTGGAAGCGTCAGCACCCTTGACCTCGGGCATCCTCGACCATCTTCGCCAGCGTCGGGAAGTCGCTTTCGGCCACGCCACCGAAACCCTGTCCGCTCGTACGGCGGCCGCGGACGAGGCGCGCGCCCTGGACATCGAACGGCGCTCCCCCGTCCTTGTCGCACTGGTGGTCGCGTACGACCGATCAAACGCGCCGATTCTGGCGCTGGACACCGTGTACGTACCGACCCGCCATGTTCTCGAAACGGCTTATCTGCTGCCGTAG
- a CDS encoding bifunctional 3'-5' exonuclease/DNA polymerase yields the protein MRVVLTTERRPALLPVDEAGAPAGPASWPASLARAVATSDPATRWVWPDAVATYRPLLEAGVRVGRCHDLALTEALLLGYDGRWGQPRSMAAAWARLTGNPVPADPEPAPRDAPPSLFEPDRSGLPAEVDPLEATRLVFADQQRRIAATDDPGKFRLLVAADSAGALVAEEMNVCGLPWRVDIHDRILAELLGHRVPPGVRPAKLAELANRVGEAFGNRSLNPDSPAELLRAFSRAGHSLESTRSAVVKQVHHPAVAPLLEYKELARIHTANGWAWQAEWVRGGRFRPEYVPAAVVSGRWATRGGGGLQIPRRLRRAVVADPGWVLIVADAAQVDPRILAAMSGDTGMLRAARDADIYAALAAEAFDGDRAKAKLGLLGAMYGQTGGAAAAPLAALRQRYPQALELLEQAAQAGETGGLVRSFLGRTCPPGNTMFDDGIAADGGVEEPPSRTSGAAARARGRFTRNFVVQATTSEWAGALIADLRTRLAAISGAELVFYQHDEVIAHAPKEVAEQVVAAMGEAAATATRLLFGATPVRFPIAVDVVECYADAAHGTLLG from the coding sequence GTGCGAGTCGTGTTGACCACCGAGCGGCGTCCGGCGTTGTTGCCGGTCGACGAGGCGGGCGCGCCGGCGGGGCCGGCGAGTTGGCCGGCCAGCCTGGCGCGCGCGGTGGCGACGAGCGACCCGGCGACGCGGTGGGTGTGGCCGGACGCGGTGGCGACCTACCGGCCGCTGCTGGAGGCGGGCGTACGCGTCGGCCGGTGTCACGATCTGGCGCTGACCGAGGCGCTGCTGCTCGGGTACGACGGCCGGTGGGGACAGCCGCGGTCGATGGCAGCGGCGTGGGCCAGGCTGACCGGCAATCCGGTGCCGGCCGATCCGGAGCCGGCGCCACGGGACGCACCGCCGTCGCTGTTCGAGCCCGACCGCAGCGGGTTGCCGGCCGAGGTGGATCCGCTGGAGGCGACCCGGCTGGTGTTCGCCGACCAACAAAGACGCATCGCGGCCACGGACGATCCCGGGAAGTTCCGGTTGCTGGTGGCCGCCGACTCGGCCGGCGCGTTGGTGGCCGAGGAGATGAACGTGTGCGGCCTGCCGTGGCGGGTCGACATCCACGACCGGATCCTGGCCGAGCTGCTCGGCCACCGCGTGCCGCCCGGCGTACGACCGGCGAAGCTCGCCGAGCTCGCCAACCGCGTCGGCGAGGCGTTCGGCAACCGGTCGCTCAATCCCGACTCGCCGGCCGAGCTGTTACGCGCGTTCAGCCGTGCCGGCCACTCGCTGGAGTCGACGCGGTCCGCGGTGGTGAAGCAGGTCCATCATCCGGCGGTCGCGCCTTTGTTGGAATACAAGGAACTCGCGCGCATCCACACCGCCAACGGCTGGGCCTGGCAGGCCGAGTGGGTGCGCGGCGGACGGTTTCGGCCGGAGTACGTGCCGGCCGCGGTCGTGTCGGGTCGGTGGGCCACTCGCGGTGGCGGCGGCCTGCAGATCCCGCGGCGGCTGCGGCGGGCGGTGGTCGCCGATCCGGGCTGGGTGCTGATCGTCGCCGACGCGGCGCAGGTCGACCCGCGGATCCTGGCGGCAATGTCCGGCGACACCGGCATGCTGCGCGCTGCGCGCGACGCCGACATCTACGCGGCGCTGGCGGCCGAGGCGTTCGACGGCGATCGCGCCAAGGCCAAGCTCGGCTTGCTCGGCGCGATGTACGGACAGACCGGCGGCGCGGCGGCGGCACCGCTGGCCGCGTTGCGACAACGCTATCCGCAGGCTCTGGAGCTGCTGGAGCAGGCCGCGCAGGCCGGCGAGACCGGCGGCCTGGTCCGCTCGTTTCTGGGGCGTACGTGCCCGCCCGGCAACACCATGTTCGACGACGGCATCGCGGCCGACGGTGGCGTCGAGGAGCCGCCGAGTCGTACGTCCGGCGCAGCGGCTCGCGCCCGGGGGCGGTTCACCCGCAACTTCGTCGTGCAGGCCACCACCTCGGAGTGGGCCGGTGCGCTGATCGCCGACCTGCGGACCCGGCTGGCCGCGATCTCCGGTGCGGAGCTGGTTTTCTACCAACACGACGAGGTCATCGCGCACGCGCCGAAAGAGGTCGCCGAGCAGGTGGTGGCCGCGATGGGTGAGGCGGCGGCGACCGCGACGCGGCTGCTGTTCGGCGCCACTCCCGTACGCTTCCCCATCGCCGTCGACGTCGTCGAGTGCTATGCCGACGCCGCACACGGCACCCTGCTCGGCTGA
- a CDS encoding tyrosine-type recombinase/integrase, with product MGRTEAERVIMGRPPLPIGTWGEINVSQTPNGKWRACAYYRDYDGKTRQVERHGKTKTAAKDRLREALRDRARRAGHGEISADTRVSDLGERWLQLVARHVADGRKAPSTLDKYQYHYDQSVKPALGNLKIRECSTGRVDGLVQDVADNRGKGAAKLVRSVVSGMFSLAARLDAVDYNPTRDVEPVISTPKKARALQLGEIRRLRKRITADQRAVDRDLPDFIDFLLGTGMRLGEACAVMWDGLDLEAGQVEIRGTVVRLKGRGLVLQLRPKSEAGYRTLKLPAWVVTVLKDRKKDAVPNEWDVVFTSPTGLLRDPSNTQADIRDAVEGSEFEGWLTARTFRKTAATVMDDAGISARLIADQLGHAKPSMTQDVYMARGRVAERGAEIFEAFYESDESPG from the coding sequence GTGGGACGAACAGAAGCAGAGCGCGTAATCATGGGCCGGCCGCCGCTCCCCATCGGCACGTGGGGTGAGATCAACGTTTCGCAGACGCCCAACGGAAAATGGCGCGCATGCGCGTACTACCGCGACTACGACGGCAAGACACGACAGGTGGAGCGGCACGGCAAGACCAAAACGGCCGCGAAAGATCGGCTGAGGGAAGCACTTCGCGACCGTGCACGGCGCGCTGGTCATGGCGAGATTTCGGCAGACACGCGCGTGTCAGATCTCGGCGAGCGTTGGTTGCAGCTGGTTGCACGCCATGTCGCCGATGGCCGCAAGGCACCATCCACATTGGACAAATACCAGTACCACTACGACCAGTCGGTCAAGCCAGCTCTCGGCAATCTCAAGATCCGCGAGTGCAGCACCGGCCGAGTGGACGGGCTCGTACAGGATGTGGCGGACAATCGCGGCAAAGGCGCGGCCAAGCTCGTACGCAGCGTCGTCAGCGGCATGTTCAGCCTGGCCGCACGTCTCGACGCCGTCGACTACAACCCGACTCGTGATGTCGAGCCCGTGATCAGTACGCCAAAGAAGGCACGTGCCTTGCAACTTGGCGAAATTCGTAGACTTCGCAAGCGAATCACAGCCGACCAACGCGCCGTTGATCGTGATCTACCGGACTTTATCGACTTCCTGCTTGGTACCGGGATGCGGCTCGGCGAGGCATGCGCGGTCATGTGGGATGGGTTGGACCTGGAAGCGGGACAGGTCGAGATTCGCGGCACCGTCGTACGTCTCAAAGGCAGGGGCCTCGTTCTCCAGCTGCGTCCGAAGTCTGAGGCGGGTTACCGAACGTTGAAGCTGCCGGCATGGGTCGTCACAGTTCTGAAGGACCGCAAGAAAGACGCGGTGCCCAACGAATGGGACGTCGTGTTCACGTCTCCAACCGGTCTTCTCCGCGACCCGTCGAACACGCAGGCTGATATCCGGGATGCCGTCGAGGGCTCAGAGTTCGAGGGCTGGCTAACTGCGCGTACGTTCCGCAAGACGGCGGCGACGGTGATGGATGATGCCGGCATCAGCGCGCGACTGATCGCAGACCAGCTCGGCCACGCGAAACCGAGCATGACGCAGGATGTCTACATGGCTCGCGGACGAGTCGCCGAGCGCGGCGCCGAGATCTTCGAAGCGTTCTACGAGTCGGACGAATCCCCTGGGTAA